TTACATTAataacatttctctctctcagttACCTCACAGCCTTACAGACCTGGAGAAGCCAAGGCTGTGCAAAGCTTCTAGCCCggcttgcttccccaggccatcctTTCCCAAGCATGTCACAGGCAGTTTCTCCATTCAGTGCCTGCCCCTCCTCGGAGCTGCTGCTTTTCATTATATAGCCCCAGAAGTGAGATTCACAAATCAGAAGGACAAAGCTATTTTCAATTTTCTCACGCACCTCCGTACTATGTCCTCCAGCAGTTACCTATTTCACATTCCCGCCCCCAGCCAGAATCCATAACCACGAGATTTCCTACACAAAACATCTCCAAGCCTTTCAAATTGAAGACAACCTTTTCTACAGGCCATCCCATGACGTCACCGCCGTGTAACTCCCTGAGGAACGCCCCCAAAGGAGACGGCCCACAGCCCCGGGCACTGCGCATGCGCCTCTGGCCAAGTTTGGCCCTATCGCCACCCTTACCTGACCGGGAGGCGGTGTCGAGGTTTTGGCTTCCTGGGCCTTCCTGCCAGAACGAGGCAGAGGAGCGGTCCTTGTGGCCGGGCTCGTCCGGGGCGGGGACTGGTTATCGTTGAGCGGCGGACGAGTCGAGGTGAGTGTGATTCCCGGCGTGGCGAGAATTGGAGCGCTGTGCCCGCCCATTTGTCGTGTAAGTGCGCGTGTGTCTGCACGCGGGCCGTGGGGGATTCATTGCATCTTGATGCGAGAACTGCACGCCCTTTGAGGAAAACCTGTTTTTTCATCTGTTGCAggccctgctcctggctgtgaGTGTCGCTGGGCCCCTTCGAATCGCCGCGGCCTCCTCTCTGGCAGGTGCACAAGTCAGGTTAGGTTCTGACTGTAGTCATCTGTCATTCGCACCACGTGGTCTCAGAGGTTCCGTAGTGTTGGATtcgctttcattttcattcattctttttggaGAGCTGGGGAACTCCCACACACTGACCGGCTTACTCCCCCACTCCTGAGAAGGGGCTCAATACCCGTCTCCCACGGAAGTGGCAGGGGCCTAACTCCTTGCACCTTCGCCTGCGCTTCCCAGGGTGGGCATAAGCAAGAGGCTGGAGTCGGGAACAGAACAGGGACCCCCAGTCCAAGCACCCCAATAAGGAGCTGTGGGAATCCCAGCAGGTGCCTTTAACCCACACCTGCTTTGCTTTAAAGGAGATGATGTGGAGGGTCGCACAGGTAGCTTCTAAAGCTTCCCAGCTTCAATCTTGATGATTCCATTGTATAACCTCTACAAtcatatctttttctgtttctgctgtcCGTGCTTGAGAGTAGCCGCCTCAGTAGCTACTTGAACTATTTTGAGTGAAAGACTTAATTTCAGGACCAGTACCAACATAGATGTGATGTCTGTCCACACCTATGATGTCTTAATGAATGCTACCCTTTTTGCAGGTGTATTCTGTGCCTGATCTGCCTGGGCAACTCTGAGTCCAATTTTGCTGTCTTCAGCTTAATCAGGTACCATGGAGGCCCCGCCGGTCACCATGATGCCCGTCACGGGGGGCACCATCAACATGATGGAGTACCTGCTGCAGGGTAAGTGAGTCGGGCAGTTTCAACAACTTGTTTTCATGCTCTTGTTTGGTTTTTCTGGAGACAACTGTTACGTAGTCAACAGACAACACTTCAGGTGTAAAgccacttttcaaaataaataaatgttttaatggCAGAGTTGgacaaacagagagatcttcatccactggtttatccccatgtggccacaacggctgggactggatcagctgaagccagcagtcaagaGTTTCATCTTGGTCtctatgtgggtgtagggacccaaagacttgactAGAAATGGAGAATAATTGTTGAAGTGAATGACAAGATAAAAGTATTACTAAATTCTTCATAGCTACTATTGCCTGTTACAGGCTCTGGGCTCAAGGCCTGCTGAAAATAAGCATGAACAGAGAAGGCCCACGTGCTTTCTAGTAGATGTAAGACATTGAAAGGGAGGGGCTGACACAGTGGCGtaacaaactaatcctccacctgcagtgtcagcattccctatgggtgctggttgcatcctggccactccacttcccatccagctccctgcttgtagcctgggaaggcagcagaggatggcccaagtccttgggcctctgcacccacatgggagactttgaagaagctcctggctcctgatatcagatcagctcagctctggtcattgtggccatttagagagtgacccaacagatgaaagatcttctctctgtgtaaaaatctgcctgcccaataaaaatatattttaaaaccccacataattctttttttaaaagatttatttatctttattggaaaggcaaatcagatttatggagggaaggagaaacaaagatcttctgtctgctagttcactccccaaatggcttcagtggccagagttgaacccatccaaagccaggagccaggagcatcttctgggtctcccacatgggtgcagggtcccaaggcttgggccatcctctactgctttcccaggctacaagcaggagctgaatgggaaatatagcagccgggacatgaactggtgcccatgtgggatcctggtgcttgcaaagtgaggatttagccattgagctatcatgccaggcccatgatagctcagtggctaaatcctcactttaattctttaaaaaaaaaaaacaaaaagagagagagagagatctaaagGAAACTACTTTCCCTAATGGTCTGGAATACATTGGCAGTGTAACTCTGGAAGTCTCAGGTCTGGGCCCTGTGTGTCAGAAATATTATACTGAGCTGTTTGggtttttctctctgggttttcaCCTTCTGGGAGTCCTGTGATTCCTCATGTCTGATAGGACTAAGCAGTGCCTTTTCCCTCACCAGGAAGCGTTCTGGACCACAGTTTGGAAAGCCTTATCCACCGCCTGCGCGGTTTGTGTGACAACATGGAGCCCGAGACCTTCCTGGACCATGAGATGGTGTTCCTCCTCAAGGGTCAGCAGGCCAGCCCGTTTGTTCTGAGGGCAAGGCGCTCCATGGATAGGGCGGGCACCCCCTGGCACCTGCGTTACCTGGGACAGCCAGAAATGGGAGACAAGAACCGCCATGCCCTGGTGCGAAACTGCGTGGACATTGCCACCTCCGAGAACCTCACCGACTTCCTGATGGAGATGGGCTTCCGCATGGACCATGAGTTTGTGGCCAAGGGTCACTTGTTCCGGAAGGGCATCATGAAGATAGTGGTGTACAAGGTCTTCCGCATCCTCGTACCAGGAAACCCGGACAGTACCGAGGCCTTGTCCCTATCGTACCTGGTGGAGTTAAGTGTCGTTGCGCCAGCTGGGCAGGACATGGTGTCTGATGACATGAGGAACTTTGCTGAACAGCTGAAACCTCTTGTCCACCTGGAGAAAATAGACCCCAAAAGGCTCATGTGACCAAGAGGACCTGTTGGCATTTTGAAAACTAACTGCAGCttttaggaaaacagtgggcagTGGGATGGCCCAGTTCACTGTGGCAGCCGGACATTCTTCCTTGCCCTGTTCCTCTAGTGTGGTGATTTGACTTCTGGGTTGCCTTCCTAAGTGAAAGGCTCAGGATGGCACTGTGAAGCTGCTATATGTTCACttttggagagaaaaagaaaacctcttaCTGTTTATATTTGATGTTTGTAGCATAATATGAACTGTGTTCTTTGGGAGTGAAGGTTACGAGAAGTGCCCGTAATTCTGTGATTTTAATTTCTTGCTCCTTTACCCTACTAATTTCATTACCAGTTGGAGCCCCAAAAATGACAATTGttagttttaatttgaaagatgata
This window of the Ochotona princeps isolate mOchPri1 chromosome 2, mOchPri1.hap1, whole genome shotgun sequence genome carries:
- the MED18 gene encoding mediator of RNA polymerase II transcription subunit 18, which translates into the protein MEAPPVTMMPVTGGTINMMEYLLQGSVLDHSLESLIHRLRGLCDNMEPETFLDHEMVFLLKGQQASPFVLRARRSMDRAGTPWHLRYLGQPEMGDKNRHALVRNCVDIATSENLTDFLMEMGFRMDHEFVAKGHLFRKGIMKIVVYKVFRILVPGNPDSTEALSLSYLVELSVVAPAGQDMVSDDMRNFAEQLKPLVHLEKIDPKRLM